Proteins found in one Fodinibius saliphilus genomic segment:
- a CDS encoding sulfite exporter TauE/SafE family protein, which produces MEWIIAGLTFGFLGSFHCVGMCGPIALALPLKRNERIYYIASRMIYNIGRIITYSLLGFLVGFFSSMIAIGVYQQGLSIGMGALMLLALGWSKLRILLQRMEKMPTKFIDKISRHFKQLFNNGRIWSLFLIGLLNGLLPCGFVYMGLATALTFGSIQSSTLFMAGFGLGTVPAMLGISLAGGLVPPAFRKKLRQLSPYFIALVGIILILRGLGLGIPFISPIL; this is translated from the coding sequence ATGGAGTGGATAATAGCAGGTTTAACATTCGGTTTTCTTGGCAGTTTCCACTGTGTAGGCATGTGTGGCCCCATTGCCCTGGCTCTACCTCTCAAAAGGAATGAGCGTATTTATTACATAGCCTCCAGAATGATCTACAATATCGGTCGGATCATCACCTACAGTCTGCTTGGCTTTCTGGTTGGTTTTTTCAGCAGTATGATTGCTATAGGCGTCTACCAACAAGGGCTTTCTATTGGTATGGGTGCTCTAATGTTGCTAGCTCTCGGATGGAGTAAATTGCGAATACTTCTACAACGGATGGAAAAAATGCCAACTAAGTTTATCGATAAAATAAGTCGACATTTCAAACAGCTGTTCAATAATGGAAGAATATGGTCCCTCTTCCTTATTGGCTTATTAAATGGTTTACTACCCTGTGGGTTTGTGTATATGGGATTGGCAACGGCCCTCACCTTTGGCAGCATCCAAAGCAGTACCCTCTTTATGGCAGGCTTTGGGCTAGGTACGGTACCGGCCATGTTGGGTATTAGCTTGGCCGGCGGATTGGTACCCCCGGCCTTCCGAAAAAAATTACGACAACTCTCTCCCTATTTTATTGCGCTGGTTGGCATTATTCTAATATTGCGTGGGCTAGGGTTAGGAATTCCTTTTATTAGCCCAATTCTCTAA
- a CDS encoding sodium:solute symporter has product MGFSIIDYVVIVVYLIGVAALGIYAAGRQSSTSDYFMGGKGLPWWAVMFSVVATETSTLTFISIPAVAYGGNLTFLQITLGYIVGRFLVSVLLLPAYFEGKQTTAYQFLANRFGSSMRNAASTTFMVTRLLADGVRLFATAIPLAIILRLGGAFTGWGDIELYLLSITAISVITLIYTLIGGIKAVVWMDVMQMGVYIGGAVLAIGVMYGELPEGIAGAVAIAADAGKTQILDFGFGQPFTDFIAQPYTFFTALIGGAIFSIASHGTDQLIVQRLLTTRDVKDSQRALVWSGVVVALQFGLFLFIGLLLYSFYDAQTAQQLGLATTDEIFAKFIVEQLPVGLSGLIIASLFAAAMSSLSSSLNSLASSTTLDLYKPYFGQDNTPEEDLRISRIITMVWAFILTGSAFFFAYLQLQEGERPAVVELGLGIASYTYGGLLGAFLLGRLFSAPDKTDAMIGFFVGLVSLLFMVEGPIQNILPGEPLSIAWPLYTVAGSVIVIVVGNISNLIRRERV; this is encoded by the coding sequence TTGGGTTTTTCAATTATAGATTATGTAGTTATTGTTGTTTATCTCATTGGCGTTGCCGCATTAGGGATATACGCTGCTGGGCGACAGTCTTCTACCTCAGACTATTTCATGGGAGGCAAAGGGTTACCATGGTGGGCCGTGATGTTCTCGGTAGTAGCAACAGAAACCAGTACCTTAACATTTATCAGTATTCCAGCTGTAGCCTATGGGGGAAACCTTACATTTCTACAGATAACGTTAGGTTATATCGTAGGTCGCTTTCTGGTTAGTGTATTATTACTGCCGGCCTATTTTGAGGGTAAGCAAACTACTGCCTATCAGTTTTTAGCCAATCGTTTTGGTTCCTCCATGCGAAATGCGGCAAGTACTACTTTTATGGTAACCCGTTTGTTGGCAGATGGAGTTCGTCTTTTTGCAACAGCAATACCGCTTGCGATCATTCTTCGGCTGGGCGGGGCCTTTACCGGTTGGGGCGATATCGAGCTTTACCTTCTGTCGATAACGGCCATTTCTGTCATCACCCTGATCTACACTCTTATAGGTGGAATTAAAGCAGTTGTTTGGATGGATGTTATGCAGATGGGGGTATATATCGGCGGTGCGGTTCTGGCCATCGGTGTAATGTATGGAGAGCTGCCCGAAGGAATAGCAGGAGCCGTTGCCATTGCTGCTGATGCTGGAAAAACACAGATTCTGGACTTCGGTTTTGGTCAGCCGTTTACTGATTTTATTGCACAGCCCTACACCTTTTTTACTGCTCTTATTGGGGGGGCAATTTTCTCCATTGCCTCGCACGGCACCGACCAGCTTATTGTGCAGCGTCTGCTTACTACCCGGGATGTAAAAGACAGTCAGCGTGCTCTGGTATGGAGTGGAGTAGTGGTAGCCCTGCAGTTTGGGCTCTTTCTTTTTATCGGTTTACTATTATACAGTTTCTATGATGCACAAACCGCACAGCAGCTCGGGCTTGCCACTACTGATGAGATATTTGCCAAATTTATCGTTGAACAGCTTCCTGTAGGACTTTCGGGGCTCATTATCGCTTCTCTCTTTGCAGCAGCTATGAGTAGCCTCAGCTCTTCTCTTAACTCGTTGGCTTCGTCTACGACTTTGGATCTGTACAAACCCTACTTCGGTCAGGACAATACCCCTGAAGAAGACCTTAGGATTTCACGAATTATCACAATGGTTTGGGCTTTTATCTTAACAGGTTCAGCCTTCTTTTTTGCTTACTTGCAGCTACAGGAAGGGGAACGGCCAGCAGTTGTTGAGTTGGGACTCGGCATAGCCTCATATACCTATGGCGGACTATTGGGTGCTTTTTTGTTAGGTAGGTTATTTTCAGCACCGGATAAAACAGATGCAATGATAGGGTTTTTTGTAGGATTGGTATCACTGCTGTTTATGGTAGAAGGCCCCATTCAAAATATCTTGCCGGGAGAACCTTTATCTATCGCCTGGCCGTTGTATACGGTGGCAGGCAGTGTGATCGTGATAGTCGTAGGGAATATCTCAAATTTAATTCGTAGAGAAAGAGTTTAA
- a CDS encoding S8 family peptidase has protein sequence MRNIFSKLTLVVVLIVFGFAACDQPTNNLNNENQQETQDLSKTPQDIGNRYIVVFDEKDSKGKAIGSDRVKAVRSEMLTSYSIEEKAVSNKYNVAIQGFAANLSDKQLSDLRNDDRVAYIEKDRMVALAPPGSCSPWPSCKDGDGGSTSQTTPWGITRIGGATASSGTAWVIDTGVDLDHPDLNVDQSRSVTFITSGKDSKSADDGNGHGTHVAGTIAAIDNDIDVVGVAAGATVVGVKVLDSRGSGSYSGIINGIDYVAANASAGDVANMSLGGGASQSVDDAVRNAADQGIYFAIAAGNDSDDANNYSPARVEYNNVWTVSAIDDTDTFASFSNYGNPPIEYAAPGVDILSLWMDGGTDTISGTSMASPHVAGLLLVTNGSPNSDGTAINDPDGDPDPIAHN, from the coding sequence ATGAGAAATATATTTTCTAAGTTAACCTTAGTGGTTGTGTTAATCGTTTTTGGCTTTGCAGCCTGCGATCAGCCGACCAATAATCTTAACAACGAAAATCAACAAGAAACACAGGATCTTTCCAAAACACCCCAGGATATCGGGAATCGATATATTGTGGTGTTTGATGAAAAAGATTCAAAAGGAAAAGCAATTGGTTCTGATAGAGTAAAAGCTGTCAGGTCTGAAATGCTTACCAGCTACAGCATCGAAGAAAAAGCTGTATCAAATAAATATAATGTCGCTATTCAGGGTTTTGCTGCTAATTTGAGTGATAAGCAGTTATCAGATCTTCGTAACGATGATCGTGTAGCATATATCGAAAAAGATCGTATGGTAGCTTTGGCCCCCCCGGGATCATGCTCGCCATGGCCTTCGTGTAAAGACGGTGATGGTGGTTCAACTTCTCAAACTACACCATGGGGAATTACCCGAATAGGTGGCGCTACTGCTAGTTCTGGTACTGCTTGGGTGATCGATACCGGAGTTGATCTGGATCATCCCGACTTAAATGTTGATCAATCCAGAAGTGTAACTTTTATTACTTCCGGTAAAGATTCAAAGAGTGCTGATGACGGAAATGGTCACGGTACGCATGTTGCCGGTACTATTGCAGCTATTGATAACGATATCGATGTAGTTGGCGTTGCAGCCGGAGCTACGGTAGTAGGTGTAAAAGTGCTTGATAGCCGAGGCAGTGGTTCGTATTCAGGAATTATTAATGGTATCGATTATGTAGCAGCCAATGCTTCTGCCGGTGACGTCGCAAATATGAGTCTCGGCGGTGGGGCTTCTCAGTCTGTTGATGATGCTGTTCGCAATGCCGCAGACCAAGGCATTTACTTTGCAATTGCAGCAGGTAACGACAGTGATGATGCAAATAATTATTCTCCTGCTCGTGTAGAATACAATAACGTGTGGACCGTATCGGCTATTGATGATACGGATACTTTTGCTTCATTCTCTAACTACGGTAATCCACCAATTGAGTATGCTGCTCCCGGTGTTGATATTCTTTCACTATGGATGGATGGCGGTACCGATACTATCAGCGGTACTTCTATGGCAAGTCCTCACGTTGCAGGTCTTCTACTTGTAACAAACGGCAGTCCTAATAGTGATGGAACAGCTATTAATGATCCTGATGGAGATCCTGATCCTATTGCACATAACTAA
- a CDS encoding adenosine kinase codes for MKKKYNVYGIGNALVDMEFEVSDSFLSKHEVTKGVMTLVDEDTQFSLIDDINREETIEKPGGSAANTIFAVSQFGGKAFYSCKVADDKFGDLYLEDMKEAGINTNFDRQERENGITGKCLVMVTDDAERTMNTYLGITSELSPKEIDELAIKDSEFVYIEGYLVAADGGFEAMKETKRIAQENDVKTALTLSDPSIVEAFKERFEEVVGASVDLLFCNEEEARIYTGKNDIMEAREALKKEANRFVITQGKNGAMIYDGDTFIDIEPYQVKAVDSNGAGDMYAGAFLYGITNGLGYAGAGKLASLAGSKIVSQFGPRLKWHEVQEILKKSKASD; via the coding sequence ATGAAAAAGAAGTATAACGTTTACGGTATTGGTAACGCCCTTGTAGATATGGAGTTTGAAGTTTCAGATTCATTTCTAAGTAAGCATGAGGTTACCAAAGGGGTTATGACTCTTGTAGATGAAGATACCCAATTTAGTCTGATTGACGATATCAACAGAGAAGAAACAATTGAGAAGCCCGGAGGATCAGCTGCAAATACTATTTTTGCGGTTAGCCAATTTGGAGGCAAAGCATTCTATTCATGCAAGGTAGCGGATGATAAATTCGGAGATTTGTATCTCGAAGACATGAAAGAGGCCGGAATTAACACCAATTTTGACCGCCAGGAACGCGAAAACGGAATCACCGGCAAATGCTTGGTAATGGTTACCGATGATGCGGAACGCACGATGAATACCTATTTAGGGATAACTTCTGAGTTATCACCTAAAGAAATTGATGAACTCGCAATAAAAGACTCGGAATTTGTCTATATCGAAGGGTACCTGGTAGCAGCTGATGGTGGATTTGAGGCGATGAAAGAGACAAAACGAATTGCACAAGAGAATGATGTAAAAACAGCACTTACTCTTTCTGATCCTTCTATAGTAGAAGCTTTTAAGGAGCGTTTTGAGGAAGTAGTGGGGGCTTCGGTAGATCTGCTATTCTGTAATGAAGAGGAAGCAAGGATATATACCGGGAAAAATGATATTATGGAGGCGCGAGAAGCTCTCAAAAAAGAGGCTAATCGTTTTGTCATTACCCAAGGGAAAAATGGGGCAATGATCTACGATGGTGATACTTTTATTGATATTGAACCTTACCAAGTGAAAGCAGTGGATTCTAATGGTGCCGGCGATATGTATGCAGGTGCTTTTCTATACGGCATTACCAATGGTTTAGGATATGCCGGTGCTGGAAAGTTGGCCAGTTTGGCAGGCTCTAAAATCGTATCACAATTTGGTCCGCGACTAAAATGGCACGAAGTACAAGAGATATTGAAGAAATCCAAAGCCAGCGATTAA
- a CDS encoding isoaspartyl peptidase/L-asparaginase family protein, producing the protein MISRKNFLKISALGGLFPFQDWASSSHSFSGKIKKPIVISTWRHGVKANNAAWKVLNEGGSALDAVETGVRVTEADSEVRTVGYGGRPDRDGFVTLDACIMDEQQECGSVGAIQHIMHPISVARKVKENSPHVMLVGQGAVDFALDQGFKKKDLLTEKSRKEWEQWKKNANYEPKVNIENHDTIGMLALDSEGNLSGACTTSGMAWKMHGRIGDSPLIGSGLYVDNEVGAASGTGVGEEIIRVCGSHLVVENMRRGDSPEQACKNAVERIVANKDTLENTQVGFIAISKQGQVGGYSIQQGFNYAVHDDTDNQLIDSKYLV; encoded by the coding sequence ATGATTAGTAGAAAAAACTTTTTGAAAATTTCGGCTCTCGGTGGCTTGTTCCCTTTTCAAGACTGGGCGTCTTCATCCCATTCATTTTCTGGAAAAATAAAGAAGCCGATAGTCATTTCAACGTGGAGACATGGAGTGAAAGCCAATAATGCAGCCTGGAAAGTGCTCAATGAAGGAGGTTCAGCTTTAGATGCTGTAGAAACCGGGGTGCGGGTAACCGAAGCTGACTCTGAGGTGCGAACCGTAGGGTATGGCGGACGGCCGGACCGTGATGGTTTTGTAACTCTTGATGCCTGCATTATGGATGAGCAGCAAGAGTGTGGGTCGGTGGGAGCGATACAACATATAATGCACCCCATATCTGTGGCTCGTAAAGTGAAAGAGAATTCTCCCCATGTGATGCTGGTCGGGCAAGGTGCTGTTGATTTTGCTTTGGATCAAGGGTTTAAGAAGAAAGATTTACTCACAGAAAAGTCTCGAAAAGAGTGGGAGCAGTGGAAAAAAAATGCGAATTATGAACCTAAAGTAAATATTGAAAACCACGACACCATTGGCATGCTGGCACTAGACAGTGAGGGGAACCTGTCGGGAGCTTGTACCACAAGCGGAATGGCGTGGAAAATGCATGGGCGTATTGGAGATTCGCCCCTTATTGGAAGTGGGCTATACGTTGATAATGAAGTGGGAGCCGCATCCGGTACTGGAGTAGGAGAAGAAATTATTAGAGTGTGCGGTAGTCATCTTGTGGTTGAAAATATGCGGCGCGGGGATAGTCCTGAACAAGCTTGTAAAAATGCGGTAGAACGAATAGTAGCAAATAAAGATACTCTTGAAAATACGCAGGTTGGTTTTATTGCCATTAGTAAGCAGGGACAGGTTGGTGGATACAGCATTCAGCAAGGGTTTAATTATGCGGTGCATGATGATACTGATAACCAGCTTATTGACTCCAAATACTTGGTCTAG
- a CDS encoding NUDIX hydrolase, translating to MEELVNFLKNRLQKELPGREAQLKMAPKPISSGSIRKMEAPNHANDSSVLILLFPNEEGEAELTLTLRSHDIDHGGQISFPGGRAEAGESPAQTALREAEEEIGINADSVTIIGQLSDLYINNSNNLVTPVVGISKQKPTFDINPSEVEEVFAVELNSLLHKKNLSVENWELGKHSYKVPYWNIHQVPLWGATAMMLHELLDLYRAYCE from the coding sequence ATGGAGGAGCTTGTTAATTTTTTAAAAAATCGATTACAAAAGGAGCTGCCCGGAAGAGAGGCTCAGCTCAAGATGGCACCAAAACCTATTTCAAGTGGTAGTATTAGAAAAATGGAGGCTCCCAACCATGCCAATGACAGCAGTGTATTAATTTTGTTATTCCCCAATGAAGAGGGAGAAGCAGAATTAACCCTTACCCTGCGAAGTCATGATATTGACCATGGGGGACAAATAAGTTTTCCGGGAGGGAGAGCTGAAGCGGGAGAAAGCCCTGCCCAAACAGCACTACGTGAAGCCGAAGAAGAAATTGGTATTAATGCTGATTCTGTTACCATCATAGGACAACTCAGTGATCTGTATATTAACAATTCAAATAACCTTGTCACCCCAGTTGTTGGTATTTCAAAACAAAAACCCACATTTGACATTAACCCCTCAGAAGTTGAAGAAGTATTTGCTGTTGAACTAAATTCCCTTTTGCATAAGAAAAACCTAAGTGTTGAAAACTGGGAGCTGGGCAAACATAGCTATAAAGTTCCCTATTGGAATATTCACCAAGTGCCCCTGTGGGGAGCTACAGCAATGATGTTACATGAACTGCTCGATCTCTACCGGGCATATTGTGAATAA
- a CDS encoding S8 family peptidase, translating into MLSKSKITNKLIAFTVVALLVMTACDNPTNNQKEELTKKEEIQKIMDKQGQPIDGQYIVVFDKDSDKSKSKAKLRSQKISSMVSKYKIGSDALKHRFTNAIGGFAAELSDNQLAKLRNDKDVDYVEQDRIVILSPPKINDHYPWWYCYYYGIGCHDDDGGSQETPWGIDRVGGATASSGTAWVIDTGVDLDHDDLNVNTNLSTSFVSGEPSADDGNGHGTHVAGTIAAKDNNIDVVGVAAGATIVGVKVLGSNGSGTYSGIIDGIDYVAANASPGDVANMSLGGGTSQSVDNAVQNAADQGIYFAIAAGNDSDDANNYSPARVEYNNVWTISAIDSNDNFASFSNYGNPPIEYAAPGVSVKSLWKNNGTNTIDGTSMASPHAAGVLLVTGGNPSSNGTANGDPDGNPDPIIHQ; encoded by the coding sequence ATGTTATCTAAATCTAAAATAACAAATAAGTTAATCGCATTTACTGTTGTTGCTCTTCTCGTAATGACAGCTTGTGATAATCCAACTAACAATCAAAAGGAAGAACTAACCAAAAAAGAAGAGATCCAGAAAATAATGGATAAACAGGGCCAGCCTATTGATGGCCAGTACATCGTAGTCTTTGATAAGGACTCTGACAAGAGCAAATCAAAGGCGAAGCTGCGGTCACAAAAAATAAGCTCGATGGTCTCAAAGTACAAAATTGGCAGTGATGCTCTTAAACATAGATTTACCAATGCAATTGGAGGATTCGCGGCCGAGCTTTCTGATAACCAACTTGCCAAGCTACGTAATGATAAAGACGTAGACTATGTAGAGCAAGATCGGATAGTTATACTTTCCCCTCCTAAAATAAATGATCATTATCCTTGGTGGTACTGCTACTATTATGGCATCGGTTGCCATGACGATGACGGCGGTTCGCAAGAGACACCGTGGGGTATTGACCGCGTAGGTGGAGCTACTGCCAGCTCAGGCACCGCTTGGGTTATTGATACAGGTGTAGATCTGGACCATGATGATCTTAATGTTAATACTAACTTGAGCACATCATTTGTTTCTGGTGAACCTTCCGCAGATGATGGTAATGGACATGGAACACACGTTGCAGGAACTATTGCAGCAAAAGACAATAATATCGATGTTGTTGGTGTAGCTGCCGGTGCTACCATAGTAGGTGTAAAAGTACTCGGTAGTAATGGAAGTGGAACCTACTCGGGTATTATAGACGGGATAGATTATGTGGCAGCAAATGCTTCTCCCGGTGATGTTGCTAACATGAGTCTTGGTGGTGGCACTTCCCAATCTGTTGATAATGCTGTACAAAATGCTGCAGATCAGGGTATTTATTTTGCTATTGCTGCAGGTAACGACAGCGATGATGCAAATAATTATTCTCCTGCACGGGTGGAATACAATAACGTGTGGACGATCTCAGCTATCGATTCTAACGATAATTTTGCGTCGTTCTCCAATTACGGTAATCCGCCTATTGAGTATGCAGCTCCGGGTGTGAGTGTTAAATCTCTATGGAAAAATAATGGTACAAATACCATTGACGGTACTTCCATGGCAAGTCCCCATGCTGCAGGAGTATTGCTCGTTACCGGTGGAAATCCCAGCAGTAATGGTACTGCCAATGGCGATCCTGACGGTAATCCCGACCCAATTATTCATCAATAG
- a CDS encoding acyltransferase family protein, producing MVQRRERLVSLDVFRGITIAGMILVNNPGNWSHVYAPLLHAQWHGWTPTDLIFPFFLFIVGVAMTYSFGKMFEREIPKSVLYKKVIKRSVILFGIGLFMAVFPLIRFDPLQLYDFSSMRIMGVLQRIALCYLFASIIFLEFRKVKSLVLWMVGILVGYWILMMTVPVPGQGVGVLTKEGNLATYIDQLLLGGHLWKPGWEPEGLLSTIPAIATVLIGLLTGKLLRSGQTDQEKVIRMFLYGNLGLVLGLIVDVWFPINKGLWTSSYVLFTGGFALHFLAICYWLIDMKGYKKWAEPFKIYGLNALAVFVLSSLMAKLFYLIPVTTSEGTSSIKGVIYEGLLLPIASPINASLIFAVSYILFWLWIMWLFYKREIFIKI from the coding sequence ATGGTTCAACGTCGAGAGCGTTTGGTATCGTTAGATGTTTTCAGAGGCATTACTATTGCTGGAATGATTTTGGTTAATAATCCGGGTAATTGGTCGCATGTGTATGCGCCATTGTTGCATGCCCAATGGCACGGCTGGACACCAACCGATCTTATTTTTCCTTTCTTCTTATTTATCGTAGGAGTCGCAATGACGTACTCTTTTGGTAAAATGTTTGAGCGCGAGATTCCCAAATCAGTGTTATATAAAAAGGTGATTAAACGCTCTGTTATACTTTTCGGGATTGGGCTGTTCATGGCCGTATTTCCGCTTATCCGTTTTGATCCGCTGCAATTATACGATTTCTCCTCAATGCGAATTATGGGGGTGCTGCAAAGAATTGCACTTTGTTATTTATTTGCTTCCATTATTTTTTTAGAGTTCCGAAAGGTAAAATCCTTGGTACTGTGGATGGTTGGTATTCTTGTGGGGTATTGGATTTTAATGATGACGGTACCCGTACCGGGTCAGGGTGTTGGCGTACTGACAAAAGAAGGGAATTTGGCGACTTATATTGATCAGCTTTTGTTAGGTGGACATTTATGGAAACCCGGCTGGGAACCAGAAGGATTGCTTAGCACTATTCCTGCTATTGCAACCGTGCTGATCGGTTTATTAACTGGGAAACTATTGCGATCCGGCCAAACAGACCAAGAAAAAGTGATACGTATGTTCCTGTATGGGAACTTGGGCTTAGTACTAGGCCTGATTGTTGATGTCTGGTTTCCTATTAACAAAGGACTTTGGACCAGCAGCTATGTACTCTTTACCGGAGGCTTTGCTCTGCACTTTTTAGCAATTTGTTATTGGCTTATAGATATGAAAGGATACAAGAAATGGGCAGAACCATTTAAGATTTATGGTCTTAATGCTTTAGCAGTATTTGTGCTCTCCTCTTTAATGGCCAAGTTGTTTTACCTTATCCCCGTAACTACCTCAGAGGGTACGAGCAGTATTAAAGGTGTGATTTATGAGGGTTTGTTGCTACCTATTGCGAGCCCGATTAATGCGTCGCTTATCTTTGCAGTAAGCTATATCCTTTTCTGGCTGTGGATAATGTGGCTATTCTATAAGCGAGAGATTTTTATTAAGATCTGA
- the rdgB gene encoding RdgB/HAM1 family non-canonical purine NTP pyrophosphatase gives MFETIVLASGNKDKIKELRATLKPLGVTLKSTYDFPELEEVVEDRPTLEGNALKKAEYVHHETGLPTLSDDTGLEVDALNGAPGVYSARYAGESVTYQDNNDKLLDELSEVPTQDRKAQFRTVAAFVTDKGQYAFEGICRGEILKEERGEQGFGYDPVFKPEGYELTFAELGADEKNKISHRGKAIQKFYNWLKKHPS, from the coding sequence ATGTTTGAGACAATTGTTTTAGCATCCGGGAATAAAGATAAGATTAAAGAATTACGAGCAACATTAAAGCCGTTAGGGGTTACGCTCAAATCAACCTATGACTTTCCTGAATTAGAAGAGGTTGTAGAGGATAGACCAACGCTTGAAGGTAATGCTCTTAAAAAAGCTGAATATGTGCATCATGAAACAGGGTTACCGACTCTTTCTGATGATACCGGTCTGGAAGTAGATGCACTTAATGGGGCACCCGGAGTGTATTCGGCCCGCTACGCCGGGGAATCCGTTACCTATCAAGACAATAACGATAAACTGCTAGATGAATTATCGGAGGTACCTACGCAAGATCGTAAAGCACAATTTCGAACGGTTGCTGCTTTTGTTACTGATAAAGGCCAATATGCCTTTGAGGGGATTTGCAGGGGCGAAATATTAAAAGAGGAGCGGGGTGAGCAGGGCTTTGGTTATGATCCTGTTTTTAAACCTGAAGGTTATGAACTTACTTTTGCTGAACTGGGTGCCGATGAAAAGAATAAAATTAGTCATCGGGGAAAGGCGATCCAAAAATTTTACAATTGGTTGAAAAAGCACCCTTCGTAG
- a CDS encoding anhydro-N-acetylmuramic acid kinase has product MNSSIIQLKEIAQKSTKTIIGLMSGTSLDGLDIALCEVQGAGQSTEVTLKKFITKLYTAQNKKRLNAISSINETSMEEVCLLHSWLGNYHGKLVNEALREWDIAPSDIDCIASHGQTIYHLPKIQHRQEGMPNSTLQIGDSDHIARTTGILTIGDFRQKHTAAGGEGAPMVSFVDRLLYTHHTENRVLLNIGGIANFTYLPARNNNQSETITTDTGPGNTLIDMATQQYFAKEYDKDGAIAKRGTVNRKALNALKADPYFKKPLPKTTGPELFNLTWVDRLLYKAGVADIDPENLVATLSRLTAETITDSIKKVLDEQQPAIYISGGGIHNPVVYNWITELLPSCSTSSFENIGFNPDAKEAVIFAILANETLSGKGFSLDANNPDSPTINFGKISFPT; this is encoded by the coding sequence ATGAATTCTTCGATCATACAACTAAAAGAGATCGCACAAAAATCTACTAAAACTATTATCGGCCTAATGTCGGGCACCTCTCTTGATGGTCTCGACATTGCACTCTGTGAGGTTCAAGGGGCAGGCCAAAGCACGGAAGTTACACTCAAAAAATTTATTACCAAACTATACACAGCTCAAAACAAAAAGCGACTTAACGCAATCTCTTCCATAAATGAGACCTCGATGGAAGAGGTGTGTCTGCTTCACTCCTGGTTAGGGAATTACCATGGCAAACTGGTTAATGAAGCACTGCGCGAATGGGATATTGCCCCTTCGGATATAGACTGTATTGCCAGTCATGGACAAACGATTTACCATTTGCCCAAAATCCAGCATCGTCAGGAGGGTATGCCTAACAGTACTCTGCAAATTGGAGATTCTGATCATATCGCACGAACTACCGGTATCCTAACCATCGGTGATTTCCGGCAAAAACATACAGCTGCCGGAGGGGAGGGAGCACCTATGGTCTCTTTTGTGGATAGGCTGCTCTATACTCATCATACTGAAAATCGTGTTCTACTAAATATTGGAGGCATTGCTAACTTTACCTACTTACCGGCCAGAAATAACAATCAATCTGAGACCATTACCACTGATACCGGGCCAGGTAATACACTGATTGATATGGCAACTCAACAATATTTTGCTAAAGAATATGACAAGGATGGGGCTATTGCTAAGAGGGGAACAGTAAACCGCAAAGCTCTTAATGCACTCAAAGCCGATCCCTATTTTAAAAAACCACTTCCCAAAACAACGGGTCCCGAGCTATTCAATTTAACTTGGGTAGATCGCCTTCTTTATAAAGCGGGGGTGGCAGATATCGATCCCGAGAACCTGGTAGCAACATTGAGTCGCTTGACCGCCGAAACCATTACTGACTCTATCAAGAAGGTATTGGATGAACAACAACCTGCTATCTACATAAGCGGAGGGGGGATTCACAATCCTGTAGTTTACAACTGGATAACAGAACTTCTTCCAAGTTGCAGTACCAGCAGCTTTGAAAATATTGGATTTAATCCTGATGCTAAAGAAGCTGTTATCTTCGCGATATTGGCGAATGAGACCTTATCCGGGAAGGGATTTTCATTAGATGCCAACAATCCCGATAGTCCTACAATAAACTTTGGTAAGATATCTTTTCCCACCTGA